TGGTGACGGCGTACCACCAGGTCAGGGCGAAGAGCGGCCCGATCAGGAACATCGAGTACTCCCACAGCGCGGAGAGGACCAGCACGGCCTGGACGGCCCAGCCGATCGCGATGCCCACGGGCCTGCGCACGAGGGCGCAGTCCAGGACCGCCACCACGGCCAGGGCGGAGAAGCCCACCACGAACCACAGCGCGTGCGGCTCCGCCCGGTTCAGGCCGAACAGGGTCATGCCCAGGAAGAACAGCAGCAGCGCCTCGAGGCACAGCACCGTGGACGTGAACATGGCCCGCACGGAGCGGGTCCGCCGGCGCTGCCCGGGCCGCCACTCCCGCTGGGCGCGGGTCTCGCGGGCCGGGCGCCAGTCCTCCCGGCCGAAGCCGGGGGCGGCGTCCTCGCGGGGGTCGTGCTGCGGAGTGCTCATCGGCGGTCCTCTCCCAGGTCGCGGTCGTCCAGCAGGTCCAGGACCTCGGGGTCCACGGCGTCGTCGTCCTCGTCCGCCAGGCCGACGGCGGCCAGGAGGTCCTCGGGTTCGATGCCGCGGGCGGCCACGGTGACGGGTCCGGCGTGGGCCGGCTCCCCCAGCAGGTCCCGGACCTCGGCGGCCAGGGTGATGGAGCCGAGGACGAGCACGCCGCCGCCGGTGCCCGAGGCCAGCGCGTCGGCGCTGGTCTCCACGGCCTCCGCGCGGCCGACCGCCCACTCGAGGGCGTCCGGCACGGACTCGGTGGCGAAGACGTCGTCCTCCCCCCAGCCGGCGTCCACCGCGAGCGCGGCGAGGTCCCCGGCGGGGATCGCCCGGGGCGAGGCCGACTGCGTGAGGGCCACGTCCTCGACGTCGTCGCCGAACTCCCGGTAGAGGACCTCGAGCATGGTGCGGGCGTCCTTGTCCTGGAGCACGCCGACCACGAGGACCAGGCGGGTGAAGCCGAAGGACTCCTGGACGGCGCGGGCGGTGACGCGCACGCCGTCGGGGTTGTGGGCGGCGTCCACGATCACGGTGGGCGCGGTGCGCAGCACCTCGAGCCGCCCGGGCGAGGTGACCTGGGCCAGGCCCTCGCGGAGCAGCTCCTCGTCCAGGGGGCGGGCGCCGCCGCCGAGGAACGCCTCGAGGGCCGCGACGGCCACGGCCAGGTTCTCGGCCTGGTGGGCGCCGTGCAGCGGCAGGAAGAGATCGGGGTAGTCGGCGGCGAGGCCGCGCACGTCCACCTGCTGGCCGCCGACGGCCAGGCGCCGGTCCGCCACGCCGAACTCCACGCCCTCGAAGCGGAACGGGACGTCCGCAGCGCGGGCGGCGTCCAGGAGCACCTGGGCCGCATCCGGGTCCTGCGCGGCGGAGACGAGGAAGCCGCCGGGCTTGACGATCCCGGCCTTCTCCTGCGCGATCTCCGCCTCGGTCTCCCCCAGCAGGTCCGTGTGGTCCAGGGAGATGGGGGTGACCACGGAGACCGCGCCGTCGGCCACGTTGGTGGCGTCCGTGATCCCGCCCAGGCCCACCTCGAGCACGACGACCTCGACGGGCTCGTCGGCGAACACCGCGAAGCCCAGGGTGGTCACCGCCTCGAAGTAGGTCAGGCGGGGCTGGCCGGCGGTCTCGAGCTCGGCGTCGACGACCTGCACGAGCGGCAGGATCTCCCCCCATACGCGGACGAACGTCTCGTCCGCCACGGGGGCGCCGTCGATGCTGATCCGTTCGGTGACCGAGCGCAGGTGCGGCGAGGTGTAGCGGCCGGTGCGCAGGCCGTAGGCGCGCAACACCGCCTCGATCATGCGTGCCGTGGAGGTCTTCCCGTTGGTGCCGGTCAGGTGGATCACCGGGGCGGCGTGCTGGGGGTCGCCGAGCAGCGCCAGGACCCGCCGCATCGGCTCGAGGCGCGGCTCCATCCTGTTCTCCGGGGCGCGGGCCAGCAGGTCCGCGTACACGCCCTCGACGGTGGTGGGGGCCCCGCTCATGCGTCCGCCTTCGCGACCGTCACGAACACGGTCTTCATGGCGTCCTCGGCCGGGTCCGTGCGCGGGTCCGCCGCGCCGGAGTCCACGAGCTCGAGGTCCAGGGTCAGGGTCTCCTCCGCCACGAGGTCACGGTGCGCCTCGAGGGCGGCGACGACGGTGCCCGGGCCCTCGATGCGCGTGCGGACCCGGTCGGAGACGTCCAGTCCGGCGTCCTTGCGGACGGCCTGGACGGCCCGCACCACGTCGCGGGCGGTGCCCTCGGCGGCCAGCTCCGCGGTGACCTGCGTGTCCAGCACGAGGAATCCCTTGCCGTCATCGAACACATGCACAGCATGGCCATTCGGAACGTTGGACGCCACATTCCGAGCCGTGTAGTGCTTCTCAAGGAGGTTTACGTCCTCCCCATTCGAAAGATGAAGGGGAATATTTGCACCAAATGGCCCAGGGAAATCCGCCAGCGCCTTCTTGATCAACGGCACGTTCTTGCCGAAGTCCTTACCAGCCTCGCGGAAATTTAGGACAACCTCGGTTCCAATTCCGAATTCATCGATGTCGTCGGCCTTCGGACCACGAACGTCAATGACTTTGATGTTGAGTTCGTCCTTCAGAATCTCGACGAGCTCGTCCCTCACCTTGTTGGCGTCAGGCCGCACGATTGTCAGACGGGCCAGCGGCAGGCGCACACGCCGCTTAGCCGCCTTGCGCAACGCCGACCCTGCAGAACTCACGATGCGCACGAGGTCCATCCGCTCGACAAGTGCCTCCGCCTCGGGCCCGTGCGGGAACTGGTCCGCGTCCGGGTAGTCGGTGAGGTGGACCGAGCGGCCGCCGGTGAGGCCGCGCCAGATCTCCTCCGCCACGAGCGGCATGAGCGGGGCGGCGGCGCGGGTGAAGGCCTCCAGAACCGTCCAGAGCACGTCCATGGCCACGGTGTCCTCGGCGAAGAACCGCTCACGCGAGCGCCGGATGTACCAGTTGGTCAGGGTGTCCATGAACGCGCGCAGGGCGTCCGTGGCTTCCGAGACCTCGTACGCGTCCAGCGCGGTCTTGACCTCGCGGAGCATGCGCCCGGTGGCCGCCAGGACGTACTGGTCCAGCGGGTCCTCCGAGGCGTGGCGCGCGGAGGCGCGGTACCCCTCGGGGCGCGC
This Micrococcus flavus DNA region includes the following protein-coding sequences:
- a CDS encoding DUF4233 domain-containing protein; translation: MSTPQHDPREDAAPGFGREDWRPARETRAQREWRPGQRRRTRSVRAMFTSTVLCLEALLLFFLGMTLFGLNRAEPHALWFVVGFSALAVVAVLDCALVRRPVGIAIGWAVQAVLVLSALWEYSMFLIGPLFALTWWYAVTKGGQIDRENAERARAQAEWEAAHPEN
- a CDS encoding bifunctional folylpolyglutamate synthase/dihydrofolate synthase, whose amino-acid sequence is MSGAPTTVEGVYADLLARAPENRMEPRLEPMRRVLALLGDPQHAAPVIHLTGTNGKTSTARMIEAVLRAYGLRTGRYTSPHLRSVTERISIDGAPVADETFVRVWGEILPLVQVVDAELETAGQPRLTYFEAVTTLGFAVFADEPVEVVVLEVGLGGITDATNVADGAVSVVTPISLDHTDLLGETEAEIAQEKAGIVKPGGFLVSAAQDPDAAQVLLDAARAADVPFRFEGVEFGVADRRLAVGGQQVDVRGLAADYPDLFLPLHGAHQAENLAVAVAALEAFLGGGARPLDEELLREGLAQVTSPGRLEVLRTAPTVIVDAAHNPDGVRVTARAVQESFGFTRLVLVVGVLQDKDARTMLEVLYREFGDDVEDVALTQSASPRAIPAGDLAALAVDAGWGEDDVFATESVPDALEWAVGRAEAVETSADALASGTGGGVLVLGSITLAAEVRDLLGEPAHAGPVTVAARGIEPEDLLAAVGLADEDDDAVDPEVLDLLDDRDLGEDRR